A stretch of the Neodiprion lecontei isolate iyNeoLeco1 chromosome 4, iyNeoLeco1.1, whole genome shotgun sequence genome encodes the following:
- the LOC107218734 gene encoding insulinoma-associated protein 1a-like gives MLHGTLPRAFVSPGIKYLAGGYGYGDDGSGYAAAYAGTSSFEAEQYSVIPDQHHHAFPTWHTVQRPASPSPLDLSLKPSPGRAEMSTIDHEPEVNLRREQTVVTEGFEPESSGYSPPRVPTTPQHHLQGISAPMTPPSTPSPPQCPRKRPREDPGSGGSPALALHGDKGEKGEKGGPQRSKKKHARRLKFDEDTSSPVSGTVILGPDEAVVTGDIDPAFNVVEVTVEARAELAKIENRLGPYQCRLCRQLHGDAFQLAQHRCSRIAHVEYRCPECDKRFSCPANLASHRRWHKPRTSNLQPDGPSSQPASIGAEFACSNCDAKFGRQAALRKHLAAQHPESAAPAPAASGTNGAHLAVSALTCEAP, from the coding sequence ATGCTGCACGGGACTTTGCCGCGGGCGTTCGTATCACCGGGGATCAAGTACCTCGCGGGTGGTTACGGGTACGGCGATGACGGGTCGGGATACGCGGCCGCCTACGCCGGCACCTCGTCCTTCGAGGCGGAGCAGTACTCGGTTATACCGGATCAGCACCACCACGCGTTCCCCACGTGGCACACGGTCCAGCGGCCAGCGTCGCCGAGCCCCCTGGACTTGTCGCTAAAGCCGAGCCCCGGCAGAGCGGAGATGAGCACGATCGACCACGAGCCCGAGGTAAATCTGCGTCGGGAGCAGACGGTGGTGACCGAGGGATTCGAGCCGGAGTCGAGCGGCTATTCGCCGCCGCGAGTGCCGACAACACCGCAACACCACCTTCAGGGCATCAGCGCGCCGATGACACCGCCGAGCACGCCGTCGCCGCCGCAGTGCCCGAGGAAACGGCCAAGGGAGGATCCGGGCTCGGGTGGCTCCCCGGCGTTGGCCCTGCACGGCGACAAGGGCGAGAAGGGCGAGAAGGGGGGGCCGCAGAGGTCGAAGAAGAAGCACGCGAGACGATTGAAGTTCGACGAGGACACGAGCAGCCCCGTATCCGGGACCGTTATCCTCGGTCCCGACGAGGCGGTCGTTACCGGGGACATCGATCCCGCCTTCAACGTCGTCGAGGTTACCGTGGAGGCGCGGGCCGAGTTGGCAAAGATCGAGAACCGGCTTGGGCCCTACCAGTGCAGGCTCTGCCGGCAGCTGCACGGGGATGCCTTCCAGCTCGCGCAGCACCGCTGCTCCCGTATCGCCCACGTCGAGTACCGATGCCCGGAGTGTGACAAGCGGTTCTCCTGCCCAGCCAACCTCGCCTCCCACCGCCGCTGGCACAAGCCCCGGACCTCCAACCTGCAGCCCGACGGCCCCTCCAGCCAGCCCGCGAGCATCGGGGCCGAGTTCGCCTGTTCGAACTGCGACGCTAAGTTCGGTCGGCAGGCCGCCCTACGCAAGCACCTCGCCGCACAGCATCCCGAGTCGGCGGCACCGGCGCCCGCGGCCAGCGGGACAAACGGCGCGCACCTTGCAGTTTCGGCCCTGACCTGCGAAGCACCCTGA